Within Flavobacteriales bacterium, the genomic segment AATCGGCAATCGTTGCAATGGGATCTTTGGAATTGAACACAAAGCTTCCTGCCACCAATGCATCCGCACCTGCTTCGTACAATTTTCTTGCATTGGCCGTAGTTACACCACCATCCACTTCAATCAGGGCTTTTGATCCGCTCTTTAAAACGAGTTCCTTGGCTTGCGCTACTTTTTTGTAGGTGTTCTCAATGAATTTTTGTCCGCCAAAACCGGGATTCACACTCATAATCAAAATCAGGTCGGCATCGGCTGCAATGTCTTCCAATACCGAAACGGGAGTATGCGGATTAAGCGCCACACCTGCTTTCATCCCCTCATTTTTAATGGCCTGAAAACTGCGGTGTAAATGCGTGGAAGCTTCGTAATGGACCGTCAATATTTCGGCTCCTACGGCTTTAAATTCTTTGATGTAGCGTTCGGGTTGCACAATCATCAAATGCACGTCTAATGGCTTCGTAGCATGCTTGTGAATGGCATCGATAACCGGCATTCCGTAGGAAATATTCGGGACAAACACACCATCCATCACATCGATGTGAAACCATTCGGCAGAACTGGCGTTCACCATTTCGCAATCGCGTTGAAGATTACCGAAATCGGCGGCTAAGATGGAAGGGGCGATAATGGGACTGTTCATAGGAGGAATACGGAATCTTTTCCGTCTTTGAATTCAACTTCGATATGTTCCTGCAACGTGGTGGAGAGGGTGAGTCCCACAAAATCTGCACGGATGGGAAAACGACGGTGGCGACGATCCACCAGGCAAACGGTATTCATTTTTTTTAGGGGCGCCTGCAGCAAAAACTGAGCGGCATAAATCAGTGTTTTACCACTGTTCAATACATCATCCACCAAAATCACACGCTGGTCCCTCA encodes:
- the rpe gene encoding ribulose-phosphate 3-epimerase; translation: MNSPIIAPSILAADFGNLQRDCEMVNASSAEWFHIDVMDGVFVPNISYGMPVIDAIHKHATKPLDVHLMIVQPERYIKEFKAVGAEILTVHYEASTHLHRSFQAIKNEGMKAGVALNPHTPVSVLEDIAADADLILIMSVNPGFGGQKFIENTYKKVAQAKELVLKSGSKALIEVDGGVTTANARKLYEAGADALVAGSFVFNSKDPIATIADLKK